The genomic region TGTCATCCCTGAGAACTAGAGGAGTTGGAAACGGCGAACCACCAGAATCAAGTGGCTTGTGTTGCATGTTTTGAAACAGCCTCTTTTCCGAGGAAGCTGAACGAGGAACATATTCAGCTCCATGATGACGCCCAGCATCTTCACTGTTCAGTATAGACCTGAGCGAGTGACGCTCCTCACATCTGGGATTGCGTTGCCTAGGAggcatttatttattttttatctCATGACAATACCAAAAAAAAACTCTGGAACTTGTGAAAATGAGAGCAGTTCTTACCCTTGTGATGAATTAGCTTCAAACAGCAATTTGCAATTTGCCGGTGGTCCATACGTGAGCTTGCTATCACACTGCAATTCCAGAATGAAGGGCATCAGACAGCTGAGCTAGTAATGGAGCAGTTTTTTTTTCGTTAAGGACGATCCCACCTCATTAGTAGTTTCCAAATTGTTTTCATACGATTGCTCATTGCGTAGTTCAGCTGGGGTTTCAGAGATAGTGCCGCATAGCTTCAGGTAACTTGCCTGGTTAGAGTTAGGAGTGCCACGAAAGTCACCTTAGAGGAGGTTAACCATCTTAAGCCCTTTGAGTAAAAACTGACGGTTTAATGTGTTTCACAAGGCCTTATAAGAAATTAAGCAGCAGTGCGTCAATGTGGCACGCGTACCTCGCGTCTGAGCTCCTCATCAATTCCACACCCGTCAGCCAAATCCTCATGAAATCGTCCGTCCCTTACCAAGCCTTTTCCCgatgcaacaacaacaacaaacacATACGTAAAACGCCCTGACAGCCGAGTTCTAACGCACAACCGAACACGAGGAAATGATCATGAAAATAGACGCAGTACCTTCCTCATCCCAGATGACCTCCGCGGCCCGATCCCCGCGCACGAGCGCATCCTGAAACGATGATGACCACGAGACAGCCGCCAGATGAGCGCTTAGGGACGGAGAGCGAGGAGGGGCAGGGGTTGGTCTTACTCGGAGGCCGGAGCCGCGGCGGGGGCGCGCGCCGAAGCACGAGCGGATGAAGGCCAGGATGACGGCGTCGAGGAACTCGACCACGGCCCTCGCGATCGCCTCCGCGCACCGGCGCATCGCGGAGAGCCCGCGGCGTAGGGCGGTGGCCGTGGCTTAGGGTTTGGTTTAGCTGCAGCgcgggcgccggcgccggcgccgcctgTGGGGGGTCGCGGCGGAGAGAGAGAGACGTACGTAGGCGAGCGAGGTGAGGGGGGAGATGCGTTTGAAATGGGGACGGGAGGGAGGGGAGCAGAGGGAATGAAGGGGAGGCCACCGGCCCACGGCCAGTGAGCGGCACGGGAATCGTGTCGTGTCTTCGTTGATGGACTGGGCTTTGCATACCCAATCCGTCATGTCGCGGCTGGGCTTATGAATAATATGGGCCAATGAATTTGTTTCGGCGCCAAAGCTGGGCTAGCTTCTTCTCCGCGCCAAAGCTGCCCGAGTCAATATTAACaacaccagcagcagcagtaacCCCGGCCGTTGTCTTGCCTGGCCTGGCCGCCCGTCGTCTCTGAACTTGTCGTCTGCTGGCTGATCGACCTCCGATCCAGCTCCTACCCGTACGTCAGCTCCTGAATGCCATGACCTGTTTGGAAGATGGTCGTGATCTGTTTGGAAGATGCGGAGTCGAAAGACGAAACGGAATGAAGAAGCTAGGATCCAAGCCTATCTGGATGGATCCCATCTGCACCTTTTGGGCTTTCTCTGGCTATGGATGAGCAGCATTTTCCCATTCGGTTCGGCAGGGATAAAGTCACGGGTAGGTGAGAAGTCGGATACAGCACACAACCAAACTTCAATTTGCACGTGCATCAAATAATAAAAATAGTGATTTACTTTGAAAAAAATGGTTTTGGTTTGTTTGGTGCGAGGTGTGTGCACggactgatgctaaaaggcaaaATTCCTTCTATGTCATCAGAATTTATACTTATTCTTTatgtgccactaagtgacatataaatatatttttttatGTATATGACATGTGAGGTCAGTGCACACAAGGAATAAATATATTTTTCGATCACATACAAGGAATTGGCCCATACTAAAATGCATGGCTGGATCTCAGAGACTATCTGAATAAAACAACGATGTAAACAAACATGTCCCTTTACTGTACAAGAAATTAGGCTGAAAGTATATATGATTGCTTCATGATTGATTGACTAACTCCTTTCTGCTTGAGTTACAACGACACTTCACTGAACAAGCTGGGTCAATAAAGTGAAAGTGTTCTCTTGACGAAACATCCAGGAAACTgcacatctctctctctctctctggaaTCTATGGCTAGCTTGTAACCATAGATTAGATGGAGATATTCATACTTCCGAGGATAGGGAAATAAAGTCATTTTTCGTGGGGATTGTGTGTGTACGACCTCTCTGGAGAGATAAAATTGTCATGACAGCCATTGCTAACGACTATGAGTGGCGTGAATCCTCGCACTTAGATTAGATATGTTTTGTTTGGTTTTATGTGTTTGTGGTTTGATAATTATGATTTGAGAATCACATAGATAATAATTATTTTTATAAAATAAATTTAAACTAAAAGCATTTTGAACAAAAGAACTGAGCTTAGCCTTACTTGAATTTAGCTTGCATAACATCTTCACCACACTTGCTGAGTATAATTAATGCTCAAACTTGTCATATACATTGTTGCTCAACCGAGGGAAGTGTCTGAGTTTACGTGGACGAAGACAGTGCGGAAGACTACTAGGCTACCTGTGGTATCGACCGATGTCCGTGGAGGCCGCTAGTTCCTCCGATCTTTGATGTAACTAGGGGTGAAGCTACACTATAGGTAGCGGATGCAAATGCACCCCCAAAaaacacaaaatccatagaattgGTTAAAATTTCACCATATATGCACCCATTAAAATAAATTATTATGTATCCACAAGTCAAATGCACCATCCTTAATTTTGCTCTAGCTTCGCCACTAGATGTAACAGatgtacctttttctcctttgaccTATATGGGTCCATATGTAATAAGATAAACGATATTTCACGCTGGATATGGATTATTGTTATCGCTAATAATGACGTTGTTGTATGCGTGAGTAAACTTTCTAGGCACGCATATATACATGCACATTCGGTTTTATGGTACGGTCAACGAAGAAACAAAGCCTTTGAAGTATTTTAAGTGTCTTTCAACTTCAATAGATCGACACTTAGAATTAGTTTATCCTTAACACACTAGTACACACagcctctatagtggcggttctagagacgttttcactggcgcttttcagtgccgccagtgctaggggccagtggaaatgctattttcactggcggttttcttaagaaaccgccagtggaaatgctattttcactggcggttttataaagaaaaccgccagtggaaagttttcccgccttattttaaattttcaatcagtactgaaatttatatatatttacacacacaaaacatatatatacatgtagtattgataaacatgtagtattgatattgatattgataaacatgtagtattgatattaaaagcaacatggaattaaattctatcatacatatatatacatcaaagtcttgtttacaaccatgtatgcatcacacattatatacatcaaagttttcacttaagctctaataactatctcggctaagagatagtctactaatttctgttagtattctaaactctggcaaagctaatgttccggaagcatcgtgatatttcccttctgcgggaatgacctctttcaatatgaatgtgcacaggtcctcaactatgccatacaatgcaccttcagtcaagttctccgggcttccttgttgaaattgctgtaaaggaagtttataaacatcatctatttatactcaataataacacatttgcatctttaatgacataaatacatacgtgactattactaataataccttgtcagggttcgtgatgtatcgtccgttcattctcatgaactcgcacacgtagaacccacataggaccgatccgggtggttgcttgtggcactacataacgggagattggttatttagttgcaacattgtcttatgtacgtacatgtatgatatgtattcataaattcacatacttaccggccagttataatgaatgtctagtggcacgccttttttggacgtgtcgtactttccaccttgtagcttataaaacctaaatgccctgtgatctcaaatagaatcaccatgttattctacaattctcatcgatataagtatgcatgcatagaaaaggcttacagctctaagatgctgaggaattttgaataggccgaaggctcggtgtgcaaggagtcgagcaccagcacctttccaaccttaggataaatgaagaagcatatccagtggtccctgtacgaatcaaacttgtgatacatgtgtattgaaattattaattttatttatgcaaaatcacacttacttaaagttgtacggggccactatggattccctgtcttgaaattgaagcattgtgtgtcctatgtaggtggcgtatcttgcttcaaaatccttcttcagatcctggatacgcacctcaatatcttcgtctgttagcccctgtaatgcttcgttgccttttccgattttaaaagtgtggttatcctcgcatatctttattgggttgagatacccaacccttttactggcactagcattgggattggtaccataaaggatctcctgctgatcatgttgcattctgcaacgcacacgtgcatgtcagatattgaaaatttatacaactcactaataataacacatatatgtggagtatgagtgacacttacaatgcaaatatggttacaagttgcacgtcgagtctctgaaggttcatcattaaccacatgtcctcgaatgtaacaacgactttttgatttgaaccaataaaagcatgggctggtatattaacactgatggtgtcgatgccaactaaagatgcccgcatgtaccaatcatgcaaccttttaatattagtcgggaccttccttagtttctcaaaagtgagtagtggtctgcccggcacatattttttaggcacgtttttataatctgccttagttggcttctttatctttgcggccattgcctcagccttttttgcggactcctcgagatcggccaaatcaatattgtctgacgtgaggctccgtccaatccctttcaaaaaacgaacagtgccagcagtggatttactcttctttttcttatcatacggggacactacttttggtatagaaactttagatttctttgatggtcgtggagatggctgtggagaaggtggatccctgaagggcgatgtatgtggcggagacggtgggccaccatgaggatgaggagaaggagggtcagaaagaggatgaggagcagcatgtgaagtttgaggaggtgatgatggatgtacaataggaacaacaatttgagaaggcggagacggttgggtcTGCGACGAAATCGACCaatcaaccaattcgacatctcttcgaggccaaaggataaaattcttgatagcttgtccaagtgtctcgataccttcgggcccagggatgtctagcatgtcatcctcgtatccttggatgactgtcgtcacttctaccctgcaatattcttctggaatgtcgtttccatggaacttgcgtcctgggatcgcaaggcctgtggctactttcctTGTACgcttattgttaataccatatcttataactagtgtgcatgccacaggccttgtgatgtcatcaactggatagcggaccttatttcccgttgacgcgacagagcttgggatggtcgtaccctcggtggcagccggtgtttgagctgctggaattatttgcatctgtggagtgatcatctgttgaacagacatcgcactcgccatcaccaattgctgcatcaattctggaggaggattcgatagcatttcagacatGAGGCCTTtaaactctttcttggcctcctccttaaaataatttgccatctcttccttgtatcgatcacgtttcttgtacagaccttcccattgtggtccgaatccttcctttcatccttccttagatgatattcctcgtacacgaccaggatgctcagggttaccgagaccagccgttagaatgtctttctccctttgcggcttaaatgttccttcgctctgcttagctgcaattgcatatatgttttttgccgcttcttcgacagcGGGATCATCAAAAGGtacaccagactcagtttcccttggttttctagcacggatccaattagctgtcctttcaccgagttgctcggacagcgtcggcaaccctgcagccttcttctcggcgtcttcttgtctccatttaggaacctgacgcttgtaaccacctgtgccaaggtggtggcggtatttgttcttcttagacagttctgaatttgcctcacttagcgatatgaaatcagggctgctcctctgctctagaaatactgcccactgacctgctgagattttatattttttcgtcgggtctaggcctttctttgcaaactttgtattcatctcagacctccagtttcggaaatttattgcaaactacttcatcgtgtatttttcacgagttcttctgaacccccaggcaaaacgaacctcgttactagcttattccacatttgattcttgacatcatctgatatatctctccactgtcggattgtgatgtcaagattatctctaactaagaacccaagtgcattccaaaacttaggcagtgcctcttctggagctaggggctgaccattcgggctcacgtctgtgattttatatgtcttgtcaggaaacttgtttagccccctgtcacctctgttccgatcgctctgtttccttttccttgacctctcggtggttgtctcggtcgattccggtgcgccttgggtcggttccggtgcgccttggatcggttccggtgcgtcttggtatcgtgccgcagctttttcgagcatcgcacgaaattcagacaagacctcctattcatgtaataaaatgcacaagaaatcatgcatgtgtaatagacattgtgaaatcagctaattaattaggtacacacacgaaattaaggatgtgtaatttacctcatgttcttgtggatcataagtagggtcatgttgcaactcacgcgcagcggccctatctatcctagtggtaggaaaagggtcgctaggcgtttcatatccttcactgctggattcttcttgagcaacactcttgtccatgtggtcgggccctaatccttggtccttggttggagaactcattgagctacatattaacataagcaataattaaatttgtATTAACAAATACCCTACCCTTaccgaggaggagtcgtataggacgtatagagagggagagagggagatggagagtcgtatagaacatagagagagagggagagagggagagtgggagagagggagagagggagatggagagtcgtatagaacgtatagagagggagagagggagagaggaggagtcgtataggacataTAGAGtcatatagaacgtatagagagagagagagagaggagtcatatagaacgtagagagagagggagggagagaggaggagtcgtataggacgtatagagagggagagagggagatggagagtcgtatagaacgtatagagagagagagagagggagagaggtgaTGAGAACTCGCTCTGGTCAAGTGGGGTTCTGATGAGTTGCTCTTAATCGAAACAACGCAAGTGTGTCATACGTCGTCTTCTAATTTCACTAGCTAATAGTACTACAATGGAATATGTTGTTTATAATGGAATACATTGTTTACAATAAAATACAATAGAATATGTTGTTCTCTCCGttgctctctcctctctctctaatctccctccctttcctctctcttccctccctccctctccctctctttcctctctcttcccttttccccctctctcctctctctccccctccactctcttttctatatatacactccctctccctcctctctcttctctctctccctccctccactctctttcctctctcttccctttccctctctctccctccactctctttcctatatatacactccctctccctcctctctcttctctctctctccctccctccactctctttcctctctcttccctttccctctctcttcggagagagagggaaagggaagagagaggaaagagagtggagggagggagagagagagaagagagaggagggagaggtcctctcctctctcttccctctccctcctctatcttctctccctctctctctctctgcagagacgcgcacagggtctccctctcttc from Zea mays cultivar B73 chromosome 6, Zm-B73-REFERENCE-NAM-5.0, whole genome shotgun sequence harbors:
- the LOC100191773 gene encoding uncharacterized protein LOC100191773 is translated as MRRCAEAIARAVVEFLDAVILAFIRSCFGARPRRGSGLRVRPTPAPPRSPSLSAHLAAVSWSSSFQDALVRGDRAAEVIWDEEGLVRDGRFHEDLADGCGIDEELRREASYLKLCGTISETPAELRNEQSYENNLETTNECDSKLTYGPPANCKLLFEANSSQGQRNPRCEERHSLRSILNSEDAGRHHGAEYVPRSASSEKRLFQNMQHKPLDSGGSPFPTPLVLRDDMQTPGTAYASHRGTSISGKRVRTRKQFIYPVLRSIENRLQQIELTEDSSPLASSDPLKERDLGADSTKDPTQASSTSVVKSGLSETPSYSAPDPNASYGVEESLSKSNSDEKNAALSLSRWLKSSSADAENQDDEDCSFLTEKPVFMVAPDLNLDTSNPTPRLPKAWDGNGIPNTTTRYREDQRVSWHTTPFEQRLLKVLSDEDRCPPRKVVRGKLFHLEETAE